ACGGAAAAGCCCTGAACGAGCTTGCAGAGCAGCAGCAGGATGGGCGCCCATATGCCGATGGTCGCATAACCCGGAATGAGACCGATGCAGAAGGTGCTGGCCGCCATGATGATGATGGTGAGCGAGAGGACTTTCTGGCGCCCGAACTTGTCGCCCATCGCACCGAAAAAAATGCCGCCCAGCGGACGGATAAGAAACGGCACCGAAAATGTCGCAAGTGCCGCCACCGTCTGAACGGCGGGGGCTGCATCCGGGAAAAAAACCTTGCCGACGGCATAAGCGACAAAACCGTAAACGCCGAAGTCAAACCACTCCATGGCGTTGCCTAGAGCGGCCGCTGTTACGGCTTTTTTGACCTTGTCGTCGTCGATAACCGTCACGTCATCGATGCTCAGCGGGCTGGCCTGAATCTGACTGTTCAATTGTTGTCCCCTTGAATGCCGCACAACCAATTATTGCGCGATGAAAATGCCTGACAGGCGCAAGCGTTCCATTTGGCGGCGGAAGCGGAGTGGGGGCGGGGAGTGCCCCATATAAACGAACGCCCGGCACATGGCCGGGCGTTAATGAAGTCTGGTGAGATGGGTTCAGTGACGATGCTCGGGCATCTCTTTCAGCTGATCCTTCGTCCAAGAGGTCACCGCGTGGACGTCGCCGTCTTCATCGCGCATGAAGTCAAGGTCGCTGAGCGGGACTGCGACCGGCTTCGCGCCGATGCCGAGAAAACCGCCGACATCGATGATGGCGGTGGTGGCGGCTCCGACACCATGGACATGGTCAACCTTGCCGACCTTATGGTCGTCTGCGCCATAAACGGTTGCCCCTTCGAGCACCGAGGGGGTGAG
This is a stretch of genomic DNA from Agrobacterium fabrum str. C58. It encodes these proteins:
- a CDS encoding PRC-barrel domain-containing protein; translated protein: MDHTNHVRLVETELTPSVLEGATVYGADDHKVGKVDHVHGVGAATTAIIDVGGFLGIGAKPVAVPLSDLDFMRDEDGDVHAVTSWTKDQLKEMPEHRH